In Edaphobacter aggregans, the sequence GACAGCAAGGAAGTAGATCTTGCGCGCAGCTTCATCAATGGCGAGCACCTGCGTGACGTTTCCTTCGCCGTGGGTGATCTGGTTCTTGAGCTTGCCTGTGGTGAGGTCGTAGAGGTACATCTGGCCCCAGTTGTCGCGCTCGCTGAACCAGAGGATCTCGTTGGAGTTGGGCAGATAGGCCCAGTTCACCTTGTTGTTGCCGCTCTCGTAGAACTTGGGAGCGGTCTCGCCCATGACCTCGCGGATGTCGCCGGTGGAGGCGTCGGCAATGCGGAACCACTCCTGCTTGTGGTCGCGTGAGGTGGAGACGAAGGCGAGATGGGCGCTGTCGGGACTCCACTGGACGTCGTCCCAGCCGTTGCCGCCACGGCAACTGATGTCATCACAGAGAGTGGAGCGGTGCTGATCCGGCGGCATCTTGAGGCGAACGACTTTGGGGGTGTCGACGTCGATAATGACGCGCTCGATCATGGTCACATCTTTGTCGCCGACGAGGGGATACTTCCACGCCTTGAGCTGCGGATGACCGTTGGTGACGGGAACGAGGTACATCTCGCCGACCTTGCGCTGATCCTGCTGGAAGGTCGCGATCTTCTTCGAGTCGGGCGACCAGACGAGGATGGGGTTGTCACTCGACTGCCAGCCGGCATTATCTGTGGCGTAGCCGTAGTCCTTGACGCCGTCGGTGGTGAGCTGCGTCTCTTTGCCGGTGGCGACGTCGCGCACCCAGAGGTTGTAGTTGCGGATGAACGCGGCCTTGGTCTTGTCGGGCGAGAGATCGGATGCGGCGCGGCGGCCTCCAGCAGGACGTGCTGGCGCGCCGTCTGCTTTGCGCGGCGCGGCGACGGGAGCGCAGACGCCTGCGCCACTGAGGTCGCAGCGGAACTGACGACTACCGAGGGAGGCGATGACGGTCTCGCCGGAGAGCGTGAAATCGGTGATGGCGAGATGATGCGCGTCGCCCGTGCGTCCGTTGGCGACGGCGGCAAGAGCATTGGCCAGTTTGGCGTGATCGAACGCCGGGCCCTTGGTTCCCTTGGCAGGATCGACCAGAACGAAGGTGACTCCTTCGGGGCCGCGGTCGCGATACCAGAAGCGTCCGTCGGCTAGCCAGGTGGGGTGATCGACGCCATGGTAGACCAACGGGTTGACGTTGTAGTTCATGAACTTCTCAGCCTGCGCGTAGTCGTCCGTCGTGAGCTGCTTTGGAGACTCTGCCACCGCCGAGGCTGTGACACAGCTTGCCATCACGATCGCCGCTATCGTCGAGCGACCCTTACCAAGAAACACCATAGTTACAGCCTCCGCTTGCAAAATTCGATTGTGGGGATTGACGGAGCTAATTTTACCGTCATTTTGGGCGATAGAGGCCCTGCGCCGACAATGGATGGACGAGTTCGCGACGTGTTGGGTAGCGCGGTTTACGGATCACCCGTACCTCGCACCTTCCAAAGAATCTGCCGTAAGACCCCCATCCACACGGGGATATCGCTGGCAGCAAGACCCATGCGGAGGACTAATCTGCGAATCTGCGCTTCGTCGCAGTTGGAGGGATGGCGGCGCATATAGCCGGTCTTCTCGAGGACTTCGTTGAGCAGGGTCGTGAAGCGCTCGACGTCATCCGCGCGAGCCGCCTCGGGGACACCAGTGCCTGCGTGCACACCGGTCTGCCGCACCAACTCGTACAGGCATACAGCGACGGCCTGTCCGAGGTTCATCGAAGGGTGACGAAGATCTTCGTGCTGCTGCATGGGAATGGTGAGGAGCCAGTGACAATGGCTCAGTTCATCGTTACTGAGACCGGTCTTTTCGGAGCCGAAGAGCAGCGCTGTTCGGCTGTCTTCGCGTGTGAGCTCCGTGTGGATCGCGATGGCGGCTTCGGGTAGAGCGTGCAAGGGGTGCTGAAGGGCTCGCTCGCCTACGGCTGTCGTTCCTACCACGAGGGTGCAGTCGGCAACGGCTTCGGCGACGGTGGTGAAGGTCTTTGCATTTGCGAGGACGGCAGAGGCATCGACGGCGGAGCGTGCAGCTTCGAAAGGGATGGCGTAGTCGTTGACCACGCGTAGATGACGGAAGCCAAAGTCGTGCATGGCTCGGGCAACCGCACCGATATTGCTGGGATTGCGCGCGCGCACCAGCACAATCGAGATGCGGTCGAGTTGTGGGCCGGACTCCACTGTGGCTATTTTAGGCTGGGGCAAAAAGAAGCGGCCTGTATGAACTGCACAGGCCGCTTGATTTCGTTACGGATTGTCACGAATTCAGGATCGATCCGTGGCGATTCCGGTCTAGCGTGGAGCTTTTTCGTCGTTATGTTTCTCGTTGTGGATCTGCTGGCTTGCGTGATTCTGCTCGCGGTTGATCTGCTGGTGTTCCTGCTGGGTCAGGTGTCCGCCGTTGGCTTCACGGTCGGCATGGACCTGCTGGTTGATCTGCGCCTGACGGTTCTCCGCACGCGCAGCTTCACCGGCGGTCATCTGTCCACTGCTGATGCCGTTGGCGATGCGCTGCTGCTGATTTGCACGGCGATCATTGACGGTCGCCATGGCCATGGTGTTTGGCCGGCCACCGTTGACCGAGGCCAGTTGTCCGCGGTCGGCCCGCATGACCTGCTCGTGGTTGACCTGGTTCACCGTCGGCTGGAAGTGCTGCTCGTGGATGGCGATGCGCTCCTGTGCGCTCTCCTGCGCACGAATGCCACCGTTGCCACCGTTGTAGCTCACGCGGCTATAGTTGTTATTCACGATGACGGTCTTGGTGTAAACGTTGTGAACATTGACGATGTTGATGTTGTTCACGCTGCGGTTATAGGCGAAGACGCCGTGGTTCCAGTAGCCCCCCTCATAACCGACGCCGCCGTAGCCGAAGCCGTAATTCACGCCGCCGTAGAAACCGATGTGCGGGCCCCAGTAGCCAGCATGGAAGAGGTACGCCCCATTGCTCCAGCCCCAGTAGCCGGGCGTCCAGAGCATGCCGACGGCGGGAGGCTGGACCCACACGCCGGGAACCCAGTAATAGCCTTCCGGTCCATACGCCCAATAACCCGGCGTCCACATGTATCCCTCACCCGGGCATAGCGGCTGCGTATAAACAGGCAATGCCGGTGGTGCTATGTTCACGGAGATAAAAACTCCCGCAAAAGATGCTGCCGGTGCAAGCATCAAAGCTGTTGCTACAAGAGACTTACGAATAAAACCACTTACTTTCATGCATCTACCCCTGGGATACGGCAACACGGTTTAAAAGAGCCGCTGCCTCAAAATTTGAGACCAAGGAAACAGGTCTTTTATTCAGCCTACCCCACGTTGAAACACGCAATCGTCGTGGAAGTTTTCCAGTTTATGCGCTGGAGTTCCAGGACGTGGATACAACGAAGGTGGCAGTGGACAGCTACGTTTCGGCGTGATAGAGCGTCGCCAAGACGGCTCGTCTACACTCATAGTTTGGACTCACAGTTTGGTGTGTCGGTTAGCCCTCGCTACTGCGTGGCGTTCGGCACACTCAGAGCAGCGCCAAAGATTTCATCATGTCGGATAACTTTGCCCAAACCGTCAAGCAGCAGGCCGATATCGTCCGCATAGTCGGCGAGTACGTGAAGCTGCGCAAGACCGGCGCACAGAATCACACTGGGCTGTGTCCTTTTCACAAGGAAAAGACAGGCTCGTTTTCCGTGAATGCGACGCATGGCTACTTCTACTGCTTCGGCTGTCATGAGAAGGGCGACGTCTTCACCTTCGTGATGAAAATGGAGAGCATCAGCTTTCCCGAGGCCGTACGCGCCGTTGCAACGAAGACGGGGATTCCGCTGCCGAAGCGCGAGTTCAGCTCGCCGGAAGAGGCGCGCGAGGCCGGACTGCGGCGGCAGTTGATCGATATCCACGAGGCTGCGACGCAGTATTTTGAAGCGCATCTGAAGAGTCCCGAGGCAGCGCGGGCGCGTGAGTATCTGACCGGACGCGGCGTTACCGCAGAGACCATTGCAAAGTTCCGCATCGGCTACGCGCCGGACGACTTCAACGACATGCGCGAGCGGTTGAAGCCCCACTTCAACGAAGAGGCAATGCGGGCCAGCGGGCTCTTCAGCTCGAAGGAGCAAGCCGACGGATCGCAGGGACAGCTCTACGCGAAGTTTCGCAAGCGCATCACCTTTCCTATTGCGAACGAGCAGGGCAAGACGATTGCGTTTACCGCGCGGGCATTGGATGAGGTCGATGACAAGGGGCGGGCGATTGCCAAATACATGAACTCGCCGGAGACTGCGCTCTACTCGAAGGGCCAGGTGCTGTTCAACCTCGACAAAGCCAAGACCGATATGCGTGCCCATGACTTTGTTCTTCTCGTGGAAGGGCAGATGGACTGCATCTCGGTCTACATGGCCGGGATCAAGAATGTACTTGCGGTCTCCGGCACAGCGTTCACCGAGATGCAGGTGCGCCAGATCAGCCGTTTCACCAAGCGCGTCGTCGTTAATTTCGATCCCGACAACGCTGGAGCAGGCGCCGCCGAGAAAGCCATCGCTCTCCTGACCGAAGAGGACTTCGAGGTGAAGGTGATCACGCTTGAAGGTGGGCTTGATCCCGACCGCTACGTTCGCGAGCACGGTATCCAGGCCTATATGGCGGCGTTGCGCACGGCAAAGCGGTACAGCGACTTCCTGATCGATCGGGCCCGTCAGCAGTTTCCCCCGCGCACGGCCGAGGGCAAGGTGAAGGCGATGAATTTTCTGCTGCCACACATTCGCCGCATGCCCAATCGCATCCAGCGCGACGAGTTCGCCGCCGACGCCGCACAGAAACTGGGGATTGACTCGGTCATCCTGCGGCAGGAGCTAAAGCAGGCCGCCGCGCAGCGCGTGGAGAGTGTGCGCGCCCACACGAACGATCCTGCCAGTGAGATGGAGCGCATTCTGCTGCGTGCGCTGGTACTACCCGAAGATGACTCGGCACGGAGAATTGCCGCAGGACGTCTCTCCGAACATCCGGAGTGGTACGACGGTTTGACCGCAGCCTCGATTCTTGAGGCACTGGCTCACGGACCGGCGCCTTCTAATCCGCTGGACGCCGCTCCCGACCAACCCAGCCGCGCTCTGCTGGCTCTGGCCTTGCAGCACAGCGACGATGCTGCCGAATCGCAGCAAGGCCTGACCGAGCAGGTGCAGCACGCCCTCGACAAGCTCGAACTTCGCTACCTGCAGCGCCGCCAGCGCGAGATCCGTTCGCTGATCGCGGAG encodes:
- a CDS encoding RNA methyltransferase, with the protein product MPQPKIATVESGPQLDRISIVLVRARNPSNIGAVARAMHDFGFRHLRVVNDYAIPFEAARSAVDASAVLANAKTFTTVAEAVADCTLVVGTTAVGERALQHPLHALPEAAIAIHTELTREDSRTALLFGSEKTGLSNDELSHCHWLLTIPMQQHEDLRHPSMNLGQAVAVCLYELVRQTGVHAGTGVPEAARADDVERFTTLLNEVLEKTGYMRRHPSNCDEAQIRRLVLRMGLAASDIPVWMGVLRQILWKVRGTGDP
- a CDS encoding S9 family peptidase, with protein sequence MVFLGKGRSTIAAIVMASCVTASAVAESPKQLTTDDYAQAEKFMNYNVNPLVYHGVDHPTWLADGRFWYRDRGPEGVTFVLVDPAKGTKGPAFDHAKLANALAAVANGRTGDAHHLAITDFTLSGETVIASLGSRQFRCDLSGAGVCAPVAAPRKADGAPARPAGGRRAASDLSPDKTKAAFIRNYNLWVRDVATGKETQLTTDGVKDYGYATDNAGWQSSDNPILVWSPDSKKIATFQQDQRKVGEMYLVPVTNGHPQLKAWKYPLVGDKDVTMIERVIIDVDTPKVVRLKMPPDQHRSTLCDDISCRGGNGWDDVQWSPDSAHLAFVSTSRDHKQEWFRIADASTGDIREVMGETAPKFYESGNNKVNWAYLPNSNEILWFSERDNWGQMYLYDLTTGKLKNQITHGEGNVTQVLAIDEAARKIYFLAVGKEPGRDPYFSHYYSVNFDGTGQKLLTPENADHSITPSPDGRYFVDVYSTPTQPQTAVTRDNTGKVLVDVAKQDITKLVATGWVPPTPITVKARDGKTDLYGFLFKPTSFDASKRYPIVNNVYPGPQTGSCGGRSFNAAHRDMQSLAELGFVVVCIDGMGTPFRSKAFHEFYYGNLGDNTIPDQVAGMKELAAKYPWIDIDRAGMYGHSGGGNATAAAMFNYPDFFKVGIAESGNHDQRDYEDDWAEKWAGLEEKKSDGASNYDSQANQNIAKNLKGHLLLAHGTMDNNVPPNNTLLVVDALIKANKDFDLLMIPNVAHGYAEASQYMARRRWDYFVRNLAGNIPPHEYQMKPYAEAQAAMSASGPSDDDQSEQDYAQ
- the dnaG gene encoding DNA primase, translating into MSDNFAQTVKQQADIVRIVGEYVKLRKTGAQNHTGLCPFHKEKTGSFSVNATHGYFYCFGCHEKGDVFTFVMKMESISFPEAVRAVATKTGIPLPKREFSSPEEAREAGLRRQLIDIHEAATQYFEAHLKSPEAARAREYLTGRGVTAETIAKFRIGYAPDDFNDMRERLKPHFNEEAMRASGLFSSKEQADGSQGQLYAKFRKRITFPIANEQGKTIAFTARALDEVDDKGRAIAKYMNSPETALYSKGQVLFNLDKAKTDMRAHDFVLLVEGQMDCISVYMAGIKNVLAVSGTAFTEMQVRQISRFTKRVVVNFDPDNAGAGAAEKAIALLTEEDFEVKVITLEGGLDPDRYVREHGIQAYMAALRTAKRYSDFLIDRARQQFPPRTAEGKVKAMNFLLPHIRRMPNRIQRDEFAADAAQKLGIDSVILRQELKQAAAQRVESVRAHTNDPASEMERILLRALVLPEDDSARRIAAGRLSEHPEWYDGLTAASILEALAHGPAPSNPLDAAPDQPSRALLALALQHSDDAAESQQGLTEQVQHALDKLELRYLQRRQREIRSLIAEAYRRTDEEMLKKLSAEKVDVDRKLRQF
- a CDS encoding YXWGXW repeat-containing protein, giving the protein MNIAPPALPVYTQPLCPGEGYMWTPGYWAYGPEGYYWVPGVWVQPPAVGMLWTPGYWGWSNGAYLFHAGYWGPHIGFYGGVNYGFGYGGVGYEGGYWNHGVFAYNRSVNNINIVNVHNVYTKTVIVNNNYSRVSYNGGNGGIRAQESAQERIAIHEQHFQPTVNQVNHEQVMRADRGQLASVNGGRPNTMAMATVNDRRANQQQRIANGISSGQMTAGEAARAENRQAQINQQVHADREANGGHLTQQEHQQINREQNHASQQIHNEKHNDEKAPR